The window CCTGACAAAAATGACCGCTCCTTTTTCGAACGGATTAAGTCGGCGTTCGACTAAGGAATAATATACATTCCCTGTTTTGAAAACAGACCATTTAAACAACCAGCATACCAAACCATCCTTTTATGCCTGAAATTTTCCGAGCAGAACACATTGAAAAGAACTATGGCACATTCCGTGCCCTTGACGATGTAACCATTTCCGTTGAAGAAGGGAGTATTTACGGTCTACTTGGCCCCAATGGCGCCGGAAAGACTACCTTCATCCGGATTGTAACCCAGATCACCGCACCCGACCGGGGGGAAATCTTTTTCATGGGGCGCAAACTTACTCCCGACGACGTGTTGCACTTCGGGTATCTGCCGGAAGAACGGGGACTTTACCGTAAAATGAAAGTGGGAGAACAGGCCATCTACCTGGCACGCCTTAAAGGACTTTCCCGAACCGACGCACTGAAAAAACTCAAATACTGGTTCGAAAAATTCGAAATGCAAAGCTGGTGGAACAAAAAGGTTGAGGAATTGTCCAAAGGGATGCAGCAAAAAGTGCAGTTCATCGTTACCATCCTGCACGAACCCAAACTCCTGATTTTCGATGAACCATTCAGCGGCTTTGATCCCATCAACCAGGCTTTGCTGAAAGACGAAATCCTGGACCTTCAGAAAAAAGGGGCCACCATTTTCTTCTCCACCCACAACATGGCTTCAGTAGAAGAATTGTGCGACCATATTACCCTCATCAACAGGTCAAAGGCAATCCTTTCGGGCGAAATCAATGCCATTAAACAGCAATACAAGGCAAATTTGTTTGAGATATCGTTCCGGGGAAACCCCGAAGGCCTTAAATCCTCCCTGCCCTCCGGCTGCTCCCTTGTATCGGTTGAACCACTTCCTGCAGGGCACAAGGCTCTTGTACAAATGAACAGACCGCCAAGCGACAACGAACTGCTCTCAGCCCTTCTGCCGGCGGTGCACATCGATTCGTTCCGCGAAGTCCTTCCGTCCATGAACGAAATCTTTATCCGTGTTGTTGAAAACGCCTCCGCAAATCAGTTTTAACCCCAGAAACCAATAGCCATGAACAAAATACTGCTAATCCTTCAGCGCGAGTTTATAACCAGGGTGCGTAAAAGATCGTTTATTATCATGACCCTCCTGGGGCCTGTTTTATTTGCCGCCTTCATGATAGTCCCCATCTGGCTGGCTACCCAGGAAGACAAGGAAGTTAAAGTAATTGCGGTGGCCGACAGCTCCCATTTGTTTGTCAATGCCATTCCTCCCGGCGACTTTATAACTTTTGTATACCCGCAGAACGTTTCAATGGATACACTGAAAAACCAGCTTCTGCGCGGCATGTACTATGGCATTCTGTACATCCCCCATAACATTTTCGCCTCCGAAAATGTTTTGCTGTATACCGTTAAGCAGCCCAGCCTGAGTACCAGGATGTACATTTCCAATACCCTGAAAAACATGCTTCAGGATGCCAAACTCATTAAAAACAACATTCCTCCCGATCTGATCCGCTCCATCCGCACCAGCATTACCGTGGGGACGGTGCGACTTACTGAAGAAGGGAAAGAAAAGCGAAGCAGTTCAGATGTAGCCAGCATCGTAGGATATGCCGGCGGTTTCCTGATCTATTTCTTTGTCTTTCTCTTTGGCGCACAGGTAATGCGCGGGGTGATCGAAGAAAAAACCAACCGCATTGTGGAAGTGATCGTATCGTCGGTTAAGCCCTTCCAGCTTATGATGGGTAAGATCCTCGGCATTGCCCTCACCGGGCTGGTACAATTCATCCTCTGGGTGGTGATTTCTCTCTTCCTTTACCAGGCTGCCCAACAAATGTTCTTTCCCCAGCTTTCAAAGACCGCCACACAGCAGGCACTGGCCCAGAATGTAATGGAACCCGGAGCCGGAAAAAACATTGTAGAAACCCCTGAAAAACCTATGAACGTGGAGGAAAATGCCGAAGCTGTTCAGATGTTTGAGGCACTTAAGCATGTCAATTACCCCCTCATTCTGGGGACCTTTATTTTCTTCTTCCTGGGCGGATATCTGCTCTATGCCGCCATGTTTGCAGCCATCGGTTCGGCCGTGGACAACGAAACCGACACCCAGCAGTTCATGCTTCCAATAACGGTTCCGCTCATCATTGCCATCTTCGTAATGATCAAAGCCATGAACGATCCCGACAGTTCCGTTGCGTTCTGGTTTTCCATTATTCCGTTTACTTCGCCGGTAGTAATGATGACCCGTATTCCTTTCGGAGTACCGGCATGGCAACTCATCCTCTCCATGTTCCTGCTGGTAAGCACCTTTATTTTCATGACCTGGCTTGCCGCGAAAATTTACCGCACCGGTATTCTGATATACGGCAAGAAAGTGAACTGGGCTGAATTGTGGAAATGGATCAAATATGCCGGATGATGAGAGCAGCTATCATTGATATGGGAACCAACACCTTCAACCTGCTGATAGCCGAATCGCAGGAAGGAGGAACGTTCAATGTATTGCTCGACCGCAAGCTTCCTGTCCGGCTGGGAGCGGGTGGCATTACACAGAAAATCATTACACCCGAAGCCATGGATCGGGGTTTCAGGGCACTGGAAGAACACGCGGCTACGATGAAAGAATTTGGACTAACCCATGCCAAAGCTTTCGGCACTTCAGCCATCCGTTCAGCCCGGAACGGAAAGGCATTTGCCGATCAGGTTTTCCAGCGTTTCGGCTTCGATGTGGAAATCATCTCCGGAAAAAGGGAGGCTGAACTGATTTACAAAGGCGTGAAACATGCTGTGCAACTTACCGAACAGCCTGTTCTCATCCTCGATATCGGCGGCGGAAGCAATGAATTCATCATCGGCGACAGGGAAAATATTTTCTGGAAGAAAAGCTACAAGCTCGGCGTAGCGCGCCTTCTGGAAGAAATGCATCCGTCCGATCCCATTACCCCTGAAGAAATAACAAAAGCCGAAAACCTCTTCCGGATGAGCCTCAGGGAGCTTTACAAAATGGTTCCCATGTATGCAATTGACACCCTGATCGGAGCTTCCGGCTCTTTTGAAACCTTCAGTGCGCTTCTTCGCTCCGAAGCAGGCAGCAGGTACGCCACTTCTGGGGGTGAAGCATCCATGGAAATTTCCCTGCCTGATTATTTCAGACTGTACGAACAGCTTCTCAGGTCAACCGCCCAGGAACGAAGCAAAATGCCCGGCATGGAGCCCATCCGGGTCGACTATATTGTTCTTGCTTCTGTTTTTGTTTCCTTTGTGCTGAGGGAATTTTCGATTAAGAAACTGATTCAGAGCAACTATGCCCTCAAGGAAGGCGTCATGGCCGAATGGATGGAACAATCTGGTGAAAACTGATCATATGGCCCGCATACTTGTTATCGACGACGAAAAAAGCATCCGGAGTACCCTGAAAGAGGTGCTGGAATACGAAAATCATTCGGTGGCACTGGCGGCCGACGGACCCGAAGGCCTCGAACTCCTCGATAAAGAACATTTTGATGTGGTACTCTGCGATATCAAAATGCCCCAGATGGATGGCATTGAGGTACTCGAAAAGATCATGGCCGGAAACTATGACACGCAGGTGATCATGATTTCGGGGCACGGAACCATTGATACTGCCGTGGAAGCCATTAAGAAAGGAGCCTTTGACTTTATTTCCAAGCCCCTTGATCTGAACCGGCTGATGATTACCATCCGCAATGCCCTCGACAAAAAGCACCTCATTGCCGAAACCCGCACGCTAAAACGAAAGATTGACAAGGCCTATGAAATGGTAGGCGAATCGGAAGCCATGCAGAAAATCAGGGAGCTGATTGACAGGGTGGCTCCTACCGACGCCCGGGTGCTGATAACCGGCGACAACGGCACGGGAAAAGAACTGGTAGCCCGCCAGCTGCACGAAAAAAGCCTCCGCGCAGAAGGACCTTTTGTGGAAGTCAACTGCGCCGCCATTCCTTCCGAGCTCATTGAAAGCGAGCTGTTCGGCCATGAAAAGGGAGCATTTACTTCGGCCATCAAACAGCGTATCGGCAAATTTGAGCAGGCAAACGGAGGTACACTTTTCCTTGACGAAATCGGCGACATGAGCCTTTCGGCCCAATCCAAGGTTTTGCGCGCACTGCAGGAAAACAAAATCACCCGGGTAGGAAGCGACAAGGATATCCCCGTCAATGTGCGCATTATTGCCGCCACCAATAAAGACCTGGCCACAGAAATCAGGGAACACCGGTTCCGCGAAGACCTGTACCACCGGCTGAGTGTCATCATTATCCATGTACCTTCCCTGAACGAACGGAAAGAAGACATCCCCCTCCTTGCAGAACATTTCAACCAGCTGATCTGCGAGGAATACGGCATACCGAAAAAGGAAATCACCCCTGACGCCATTGCTGAACTGCAGAAAATCAACTGGACAGGCAACATACGGGAGTTCAGGAACGTGCTGGAACGCCTCATCATTCTTTGCGACAAGACCATTACCGGAAAGGATGTAATCAGTTATGCCCAGCCCATATCAAAATAACTTCCAGGAATGAATTCCTCAGCCGGAAAACTTTCTGCTGCCGCCATCATTTTGGCCTTGCTGGCTTCCGTATGGATATCGTACAACCTCAAAATATGGAAAAGGGAAAACCGTGTGCTGGTATGGGATGTAATGGAATACTATTCCTACCTTCCGGCCACTTTCATCCATCACGATCCTACCTTCCGGTTTGTAGAAAACAGCTCTGATGAAGTGCGGAAACACTTCTGGGTGCACACGGCCCCCAACGGAGGAAAGTACATTAAAATGACCATGGGAATGTCGGTTCTGTATGCCCCGTTTTTTCTTATGGCCTGGGCAGTTGAATCACTCTCTTCATCCGGCCCAGTTTACGGATTTTCAACCACCTTTAAGTTCTTTATGATGCTGGGCAGCTGGACGTACCTTCTCCTTGGCCTTTTGTTCCTCCGTGCGGTCCTGCGGCGCTATTTTTCCGATGTGGTGACGGCCATTACCCTCTTTTCGATAGTGGCAGGCACCAATCTGCTGTTTTATTCCAGCATAGAGGCCTGCATGTCGCACGCCTACAATTTTTCCCTCTTTGCGGTCTTTCTCTGGCTTACCATCCGTTATTATGAAAAACCATCCACTGCGCGCCTTGCGGTTATCGGCCTTCTTGCCGGCCTTATCAGCCTCATCCGTCCATCGAACAGCATCCTTCTGCTGGTATTCTTCGGATGGGGCATAACCAGCCTTTCCGATCTCAAAGAAAGAATTACCTTCTTTCTTTCACGAATTCCTTCCCTGATGCTGATGGGATTCTGCATTCTGCTCGTCTGGCTTCCCCAGATGGTTTTATGGAAAATCAACACAGGGCACTGGATGTTTTACACCTATGGTGATGAAGGATTTTTCTTTACCCGGCCGGCGCTTCTGAAAGGATTGTTCTCGTGGCGGAAAGGCTGGCTGCTTTACACTCCCATGATGGCACTGGCCCTTACGGGATTTCTGTTTCTGAAAAAACGCATTCCGCAGGCTTTCTGGCCTTTGCTCATTTTTACCATTGCCAACATCTGGATCGTGACCTCATGGTGGAGCTGGTGGTACGGAGGAAGCCTGGGCATGCGGCCAATGATTGACTCCTATTCCTTGCTTGCCCTTCCCCTGGCCGCTTTCATTGCATGGTTTCTTGAGAAGAAAAGAAGCATAAGGATAGCTGGTCTGGCACTCATCTTTTTGCTGAATTTTCATTCCGTTTTCCAGACCTTTCAGTATTACTACGGTGCAATCCACTGGGATTCCATGAGCCGGAAAGCTTACTTCAGCAGTTTCGGACACCTGCATCCGCAGGCCGGTTTTCAGGAAATGCTCGACCCGCCCGATTATGCAGCGGCAAAAAAAGGCGTTCGTTGATGTAAACTATCCTATTTATTGCCTGTTCCATTAGCTTTGTTGCCCTATTACCATAAAATAACTGAAGAAGTGTCTTTACATTTCATAAAATATGCACTGACATCATCGAGAAACAATTCTCTTCCAGCCTTGTTCCACACATAAACATTCATATTGAATTCATCCTTAAGCATTTCAAAGTTGAACGGGAATTCTGCTTCAAACAACTTCCATTTATTCACTTGCGTTTCATCAATATTAATTTCCTTTGATGACCAAAAAATATTAATATTATGGCGTTTCAGCTCAAGAACCATATGTACATCGTTAATTTTTTCAATACCATTGCACCAAAACTGTAGTTTTGCAATTAAAAAATTGCATGGTTGCGGAGCAATGAAAAAACTATCACATATCAGCTTAATAAATTCCTTTCCCCTGTCGATCTTCAAACAATATCTTCCGGAATGTGGATTGTCAGATGTGAGATATGTTCCACAGGTTTGTGCATCATGCTCAAAATCAATAATTTTAAAATAAATTGTGTCATACGCCATCCCGCCTTCCGTTGCCAAAGCAGGCAGGGAATCCTTAACCCTTTTAAATATATGAACTTCAAATGCATTTGGGTTGGTAAACTTCTTTGCTGAAATAAATCGTTTAACCGGCAGGAAATACGCATTACTGTATAGCTTTTGCAATGGCATTCTCCCTTCTTGGGGGCTATAATGTGAATCCCAGACTATAATTGAACCAGGTTTTACGGAATCTTCGGGCTTTTCTTTATTAAGATCTGAAAATCTTCCCAGAAAATTTGAATCAAACGGATCTGCATTTAGAGGCAAAGGCAGGTAAGGATGTGCATAATAAATTTTTACCGAATCTCTTCCATAATCTGGTTTAAGGAATTCCCCTGCCTTCTTCATTATTTTTTCCTCCTCCCCCATTCTAAATGGAAAATACCATCGGGTAAAAGGGTTTATAAGAACTATGACAGCCATCAAAAGAGATATAATAAAAAACAATCTGTCATCTTTTAAAAGTGAAACTGTATTTAACCCTCTTAATGCAATAAGAGAAGAAACGGGAATAAGGGTAACCATATAACGTGTCATTCCCAGATTAGTAATTATTCCCGGTAAGAAATACATTAATGTGTGCAGTGTAAGAATGGCAAAAAATGAACCATATATCAAAAATAGTTCTTCCAAATATAAGCCACTGGAGAGTTTTCTGCCAATAACAACTTGCAGGACAAATGCAAACAGACCCAACAAAATGAGTACAAAAATGGCAGTCCCCCATATTTCGTTTTGTTGAAGAATATAATGAAAGAATTCGCCTTTTCCACCCGCATAATTCTCCCTGAATGACTGGTGTTGATGGACTAACCATAGAATGTCTCCATGCACAAAATAACCGATTATTGTATATAATGCAGTCCCTGTAAAAAGCAGTAAGATTTGGAGATACTTCCTTCTGACTAAAAATAGCATTGCTATTAAAGGAAGTATAACATAGGCTTCAGACCTGATAAAGGGAAGGAAAGAAGCAAGCAATGATGCGATGCCATATTTTTTTTCTGTAGCTTGCCAGATGACAAAAGAAAGAACACATCCAAACATTGGTTCTGTCAGGCCGGTATTAATCACAGGGAAATAAACAGGAGCGAAAAAAATAAATACGGGAATAATCCACGCATTTTTAAATCCTGATATTTTCGCTGTTTTCCAGCAGAAGAATGAACTTAATGCTGCACAGAGAATCTGAAAAACGCTCATCCCAGGCAATCCAAATTGGGAAAAAACCGAACTAAAAAGAGTAAATACGGGTTTTCCCCAAAGATACATCAGCAGAGCAGGATGCTTCCAGCTGTAACGGGAGATAAAATAATGTTCCAGCCCGTCACCGGTATCAAAAGTTCCTTCTGCAAAATAGCAGATCAGGAAAAAAAGAACAGAAAAGACAACAAGAATGAATAAAAGAATTTTCTTTTCATTCCGGTCTATCAGCTCTGTTGTTGATTGAGTAAACCATTTGACAAAGTTGTTTACAGACTTCATGTATTTTTAAATTTCCCATCCGCTCCGGTAATAAGGTTTAATCAAGGCGTCGGCTTCGGGCACTCCGGTTGTCATTTTAACCGGGTCCCATCTCAGTTTTTTTCCTATCCGCATGGCAATAATTCCCAGGCAAAGGGTTTCGGTAACGGGTCCTGCCACTTCAAAACGTGCTCTCGGTGGTTTTCCTCCCCTGCAGGCATCAATCCAGTCTTCGTAATGCCCTCGTGAACGTTCAATGACCGGTGGTGGCGGAGAAAATTCCTTGTTGCGGGCAGAAGGAATCAGCCTGGGATTTCCTCCGTGGAATTCGGCCAGGATTTTTCCGTAGTCGCCAACAAACAAGAGGCCTTCATTGGGCATTCCCAGCCCGTCTTCATCCAGCTCGGCCGGTTTGGGCGGTTTTATTCCTCCATCGTACCAGTAGAGATCAACAGGAGGCATGCCAGCACGTGCCGGAAAACGGAAATGGGCCGTCATAGCCAGGGGATGGCTGACATAGTTTACCGGGTGAGGTACGAGGTTGGTTACACCAAAAGCCGTATTGGCATAAGCCTCAACTGTTTCAGGGGCAGTGAGCTTCAGTGCCCGGAATACCGGGTCGAACGAATAGCAGCCCATGTCGCCCAGGGCGCCGGTTCCGAAATCGTACCAGGCACGGAAAACTGTATGGGTATATTTATAGCTGAAGGGCCTCCATTCAGCTCTTCCCAGCCAGAGGTCCCAGTCAAATCCCTCCGGCACAGGTTCTTCGGCCGGCAACTGGGTAAATCCTGATTCCCATACGGGCCGGTTCGACCAGTTATGCACCTCACGCACCGGACCAATAGCTCCGCTCCAGATCATCTCGCACAGTTTGTCAGTTGATTCGGCAGATGCATTCATGGTTGCCACCTGCGTCGCCACCTTTGTCTTTGCCGCCGTTTCGGCCAGCAGACGAGCTTCATACACCGAATTGGTCATCGGTTTCTGGCAGAAAACATGCAGCCCTTTTTCCATGGCTTTCATAGCGATATACGCATGCTGATGATCAGGTGCTCCGATTACTACTCCGTCCAGATCTTTTTCCTTTTCGAGCAGTTCCCTGAAATCGGCATAGGCATTGCACCCCTTGTACTTAAGGTCTTTTTGCTTGCCATACCAGGTGTTTACAATCTGCCTTGCCGGTTCCCTTCCGGCACGGCAACCTTCCACCCCCTCATCCCAGTTGGGCTCGCCGATTGCATTGCGGATGGTACTCCGTAATTCGTAAGGGCCCCAGTTCTGATAGCGTGTATCTTCTTTCACCGGGTCTGCCACTGCAGTAATAAGAAGATCAGGAATTTTGAGCAGCTGGAGCATGACTCTGGTTCCCTGGGTACCGGTTCCAATACAGGCAATTTTGAGCCTGGGAGGAGGAACATTCTTTTTTACCTGCCCTGACAGTGCTGTGGGCAAAACAGCCGCACCCGCCACTGCAGCGGTCTGCGAAATAAACTGCCGTCGTTTCATTGGTTACAGGTTAGTGGTTTGGGATGTAAATTCCTACAATTCACGTATGTAAATATTTCTGAACTGGACAAGGGCCGGAGGACTTACCCACTCGCCATTTACCTTGTCGCCATGATGCTGAAGTCCGATAGGACCGCTGGCGGGAAGTCCGGGCAGATAGGCCCCCTCAATAACAGGAATCCCGTTCAGTTCAACGGTGAGGAAATCATTCTGCAGGGTAATTTTGAAGGTATTCCATTCACCAATATTATGATCGGCATTGACTCTGGGAGTGACTGCCCTTCGCACTGCAGGAGGCATGGTTTCGTCCATGCGGTATCCGTAAACTTCACCGGAACCTATGGGCCAGCACCAGATGTTGACCTGCGATTTGCCCTGTCCGCGGAGCAATATACCGGAATCTGAATCCGGAACAACAATCTGGATCTCCTTGCCATTCTCATCGCGCTTATGCAATCCGCTGGGAAGAACGATGGGAACACGGGGATTTTTCCATGGAGTAGATTTGATCCTCCAGTCGACATAGAGCACGAAATCTTTATAGCTTTTTTCCGTCCACAGGTTCTTATCGCCTTTGGCCTCACTTTCGGCGTCATAGTCGATCACTCCGTTGATAATTTTCCAGTGGCCATTGTCGCCCTGAGGAACCTTCCAGCCGGTAAAGTCTTTTCCATTGAAAAGGGGTACAAACCCTTCGGGGATATCTGCTTTCTGAGCATCTGCAGGGAGTATGCCGGCCAGCAGAAAAAGAACAAAAGGAAAAAATAGATGTCTCATAGAAGTAGGTTTTGTTAGTTTGGGTGAATAAATATACGAATTATTTGAGGAGGGGAAATGCACTCTCCTTATACCAAAAATTCCCTGGGTACGTCAGCAAGCCGCTCCACATCCCGAACCCTTTGGGCAACCGGCAGTCCATGAGGACACGAGACCGTGCATGCCGAACACTCAGCACAGGCACCCTTCAGATGGGAACTGTTGTCGATTACCTCCCGCGCCAGCGCCATATCACGGTATCCGTATGTGTACATATAAGCCCTCATCAATTCAGGCAGGGGCAGGTGCTTGACGCATTGTTTCTCGCAGGTGCGGCAACCAAAACAAAAGAGGGATGAGGTTTCTTTGCCCTCTTCCCGGTGCATAGGTTCCGTAAGCCGCAGATCCCTGAGTTCATCTTCCGTGAGTGTGATGTCTGACATCACACTCAGGTTTTCTTCCAGCTGGTCGAAAGTTGTACAACCCGGAATGGCCGTATGAATATTCGGATTTTGAAGAGCCCATTTCAGAGCGGCCCTGGTATTGATCTTCTGCGTCTTCTCCCGGTCCCAGTATCCTCCGCCTGCCATTGTCTTCATGGCAATAATGCCAAGCCCGGCACGGCCGGCTTCTTCCAGGGCAGCATGCATGTCGCTGTCATTATGC of the Bacteroidales bacterium genome contains:
- a CDS encoding Gfo/Idh/MocA family oxidoreductase; the encoded protein is MKRRQFISQTAAVAGAAVLPTALSGQVKKNVPPPRLKIACIGTGTQGTRVMLQLLKIPDLLITAVADPVKEDTRYQNWGPYELRSTIRNAIGEPNWDEGVEGCRAGREPARQIVNTWYGKQKDLKYKGCNAYADFRELLEKEKDLDGVVIGAPDHQHAYIAMKAMEKGLHVFCQKPMTNSVYEARLLAETAAKTKVATQVATMNASAESTDKLCEMIWSGAIGPVREVHNWSNRPVWESGFTQLPAEEPVPEGFDWDLWLGRAEWRPFSYKYTHTVFRAWYDFGTGALGDMGCYSFDPVFRALKLTAPETVEAYANTAFGVTNLVPHPVNYVSHPLAMTAHFRFPARAGMPPVDLYWYDGGIKPPKPAELDEDGLGMPNEGLLFVGDYGKILAEFHGGNPRLIPSARNKEFSPPPPVIERSRGHYEDWIDACRGGKPPRARFEVAGPVTETLCLGIIAMRIGKKLRWDPVKMTTGVPEADALIKPYYRSGWEI
- a CDS encoding DUF1080 domain-containing protein; amino-acid sequence: MRHLFFPFVLFLLAGILPADAQKADIPEGFVPLFNGKDFTGWKVPQGDNGHWKIINGVIDYDAESEAKGDKNLWTEKSYKDFVLYVDWRIKSTPWKNPRVPIVLPSGLHKRDENGKEIQIVVPDSDSGILLRGQGKSQVNIWCWPIGSGEVYGYRMDETMPPAVRRAVTPRVNADHNIGEWNTFKITLQNDFLTVELNGIPVIEGAYLPGLPASGPIGLQHHGDKVNGEWVSPPALVQFRNIYIREL
- a CDS encoding ABC transporter permease produces the protein MNKILLILQREFITRVRKRSFIIMTLLGPVLFAAFMIVPIWLATQEDKEVKVIAVADSSHLFVNAIPPGDFITFVYPQNVSMDTLKNQLLRGMYYGILYIPHNIFASENVLLYTVKQPSLSTRMYISNTLKNMLQDAKLIKNNIPPDLIRSIRTSITVGTVRLTEEGKEKRSSSDVASIVGYAGGFLIYFFVFLFGAQVMRGVIEEKTNRIVEVIVSSVKPFQLMMGKILGIALTGLVQFILWVVISLFLYQAAQQMFFPQLSKTATQQALAQNVMEPGAGKNIVETPEKPMNVEENAEAVQMFEALKHVNYPLILGTFIFFFLGGYLLYAAMFAAIGSAVDNETDTQQFMLPITVPLIIAIFVMIKAMNDPDSSVAFWFSIIPFTSPVVMMTRIPFGVPAWQLILSMFLLVSTFIFMTWLAAKIYRTGILIYGKKVNWAELWKWIKYAG
- a CDS encoding sigma-54-dependent Fis family transcriptional regulator yields the protein MARILVIDDEKSIRSTLKEVLEYENHSVALAADGPEGLELLDKEHFDVVLCDIKMPQMDGIEVLEKIMAGNYDTQVIMISGHGTIDTAVEAIKKGAFDFISKPLDLNRLMITIRNALDKKHLIAETRTLKRKIDKAYEMVGESEAMQKIRELIDRVAPTDARVLITGDNGTGKELVARQLHEKSLRAEGPFVEVNCAAIPSELIESELFGHEKGAFTSAIKQRIGKFEQANGGTLFLDEIGDMSLSAQSKVLRALQENKITRVGSDKDIPVNVRIIAATNKDLATEIREHRFREDLYHRLSVIIIHVPSLNERKEDIPLLAEHFNQLICEEYGIPKKEITPDAIAELQKINWTGNIREFRNVLERLIILCDKTITGKDVISYAQPISK
- a CDS encoding ATP-binding cassette domain-containing protein; its protein translation is MPEIFRAEHIEKNYGTFRALDDVTISVEEGSIYGLLGPNGAGKTTFIRIVTQITAPDRGEIFFMGRKLTPDDVLHFGYLPEERGLYRKMKVGEQAIYLARLKGLSRTDALKKLKYWFEKFEMQSWWNKKVEELSKGMQQKVQFIVTILHEPKLLIFDEPFSGFDPINQALLKDEILDLQKKGATIFFSTHNMASVEELCDHITLINRSKAILSGEINAIKQQYKANLFEISFRGNPEGLKSSLPSGCSLVSVEPLPAGHKALVQMNRPPSDNELLSALLPAVHIDSFREVLPSMNEIFIRVVENASANQF
- a CDS encoding Ppx/GppA family phosphatase → MMRAAIIDMGTNTFNLLIAESQEGGTFNVLLDRKLPVRLGAGGITQKIITPEAMDRGFRALEEHAATMKEFGLTHAKAFGTSAIRSARNGKAFADQVFQRFGFDVEIISGKREAELIYKGVKHAVQLTEQPVLILDIGGGSNEFIIGDRENIFWKKSYKLGVARLLEEMHPSDPITPEEITKAENLFRMSLRELYKMVPMYAIDTLIGASGSFETFSALLRSEAGSRYATSGGEASMEISLPDYFRLYEQLLRSTAQERSKMPGMEPIRVDYIVLASVFVSFVLREFSIKKLIQSNYALKEGVMAEWMEQSGEN